The Acidicapsa acidisoli genome contains a region encoding:
- a CDS encoding RNA polymerase sigma factor, protein MSGYSASEATEYQDRALVAAIAAGHIASESAFVLRYMPKVRTLLIVRSRNPELAMDLQQDVMIEALCALRKGQLRDAERLPAFVAGIARNVLNNHFRSQSRKPMQEELPEEIADTSRGNPLDSETSEERRQVAHQAIATLNDLDRSILQMTLVEDLKPGVIAERLGLSPDVVRQRKLRATRRVMEFVRRQSQTPHVDHRQTGERR, encoded by the coding sequence ATGAGCGGATATTCCGCGTCAGAAGCAACGGAATACCAGGACAGAGCGCTGGTCGCTGCGATTGCCGCCGGGCATATTGCGTCGGAAAGCGCATTTGTCTTGCGCTATATGCCTAAGGTGCGCACGCTGTTGATCGTCCGGTCACGTAACCCTGAGCTGGCGATGGATCTTCAGCAGGATGTGATGATCGAGGCGTTGTGCGCCCTGCGCAAGGGGCAGTTGCGGGACGCGGAGCGGCTGCCCGCCTTCGTGGCGGGAATCGCCCGCAATGTACTCAACAACCACTTTCGCAGCCAAAGCAGGAAGCCGATGCAGGAAGAGCTTCCGGAGGAAATTGCCGACACATCCAGAGGAAATCCTCTGGATTCGGAGACGTCCGAAGAGCGGCGGCAGGTGGCACATCAGGCGATTGCAACCTTGAATGATCTTGACCGCTCGATCCTGCAGATGACGCTGGTTGAGGATTTGAAGCCTGGAGTCATTGCCGAGAGACTGGGATTGAGTCCGGATGTCGTGCGCCAGCGGAAGTTGCGCGCTACCCGCCGGGTCATGGAATTTGTGCGCCGACAGTCACAAACTCCGCACGTCGACCACAGACAGACAGGAGAACGCAGATGA
- a CDS encoding CHAT domain-containing tetratricopeptide repeat protein, giving the protein MLQDTDRNTISGFILFLAILVLLPCCCAQTAAPTSGGAAKLSSTSATDVAPVKPAGMDAIEKARTDLKAAEAAHPGNTVEICDALENLIGLQLDARLVTDETMALVQREVAISEAGPGTHSAQYAAAIGELAEVLVVFDRPGEARPYAEKSLDLSAQIFPDTSDYADAAETLGSVCDALGDFACSLRAYRTAVATNRKVKSEDPFELVGSLSNLASAYDKIGDHPSAIAALEEALAYAYQKAPNDPHLSIIENNLGSSYSQNGQFEKAIPHLFKSIDLSSKLYGDDAPLVINTESNLAALYGRSGKFDLSWSYYDKVLTHAKPSGMDAAQIHSTYARSLASGGSLVLAMQQGLIASRLSRESFVLVARTLPERQALTFEKLRAKGLDLTISVTAKHPAMFTPEVYQEIIRSRALVADEMARRQKNLNQSYDPELTRLLKDLDEARAALLKLEQSTRSKEATPETIAQATDKMERAEAAIAQKSAAFRSEERVAAVDLEDVRRNTPKDSVLVSYVRFGRSKVEAVDPLGGKTTAYAAVIFHPDSGRLRIFDLGDASEIDPLIETARKTVDAEIQSGNLGGKRNERAFREAAEALRVKVWDPIRPEFGSARLLLVVPDGELNLIPFAAFPDGDGYWLDHGAVIHTLSSERDLIPEEVRSTKSGLVAIGDPAFNMAGDSDGQQLAAETTRSAALSCEQFKQAQFHPLPESAAEVRDISAQWQAANQTGVAAQLLGVDATREGFLRESVRGKVLHVATHAFLLSQSCGDGNPLLHSGLVFAGANAKRESSILTAQEIASMDLSGVSWAVLSACNTGAGEVHDGEGVLGLQRAFRVAGARSVIMTLWPVDDDMSRRFMHELYAQRFGRAATTADSIWNASQKLLADRRAQGLSTHPWYWAGFVGSGSWQ; this is encoded by the coding sequence ATGTTACAAGATACAGATCGAAATACGATTTCCGGATTCATCTTATTTCTCGCGATTCTTGTCTTGCTTCCCTGCTGCTGCGCCCAGACTGCGGCGCCCACATCCGGCGGAGCGGCAAAGCTGAGTTCTACGTCCGCCACTGACGTTGCGCCTGTCAAACCTGCGGGGATGGACGCAATCGAGAAGGCTCGGACTGATCTCAAAGCAGCGGAAGCTGCGCATCCAGGCAACACCGTGGAGATTTGCGACGCGCTGGAAAATCTGATCGGGCTTCAACTCGATGCGCGTCTGGTGACCGACGAAACCATGGCACTTGTTCAGCGCGAAGTCGCGATTTCCGAGGCCGGTCCTGGCACGCACAGCGCTCAATATGCTGCCGCTATCGGAGAACTGGCTGAGGTGCTGGTGGTTTTCGACCGGCCCGGCGAAGCCAGACCTTATGCGGAAAAATCTTTGGATCTGAGCGCGCAGATCTTTCCCGATACCTCGGACTACGCCGATGCAGCCGAGACTCTCGGAAGCGTATGCGACGCACTGGGAGACTTTGCGTGTTCCCTGCGTGCGTATCGGACAGCGGTGGCGACAAATCGCAAGGTCAAGAGCGAAGACCCATTTGAACTGGTCGGCTCGCTTTCCAATCTGGCAAGCGCATATGACAAGATTGGCGATCATCCGAGCGCAATTGCGGCGCTGGAGGAGGCTCTGGCGTACGCCTATCAAAAGGCTCCCAACGATCCGCACCTGAGCATCATTGAGAACAATCTCGGGTCATCGTATTCGCAAAACGGCCAATTTGAAAAAGCCATTCCGCATCTCTTCAAATCTATAGACCTATCGAGCAAGCTTTACGGTGACGATGCTCCTCTCGTGATTAATACAGAGAGCAATCTAGCTGCGCTGTACGGACGAAGCGGTAAGTTCGACCTTTCATGGAGTTACTACGACAAGGTTCTAACACACGCAAAGCCGTCCGGAATGGACGCTGCGCAAATCCATTCCACCTACGCACGCTCGCTTGCCTCGGGAGGCAGCCTGGTACTGGCAATGCAGCAGGGGCTGATCGCATCGAGGCTGAGCAGGGAGAGTTTTGTTCTGGTCGCGCGCACCCTTCCCGAGCGTCAGGCGCTGACCTTCGAGAAGCTGCGAGCCAAAGGCCTAGACTTGACGATATCGGTGACGGCGAAGCACCCGGCAATGTTTACCCCTGAGGTTTACCAGGAAATCATCCGCTCTCGCGCCTTGGTTGCCGATGAGATGGCCCGCCGTCAGAAGAACCTCAACCAGAGCTATGACCCGGAGTTGACGCGACTGTTGAAAGATCTCGATGAGGCGCGGGCGGCATTGCTGAAACTGGAACAAAGCACCAGGAGCAAGGAAGCCACACCGGAAACTATCGCTCAGGCCACCGACAAGATGGAGCGCGCTGAGGCAGCGATTGCGCAGAAAAGCGCAGCCTTTCGCAGCGAGGAACGGGTGGCGGCCGTCGATCTGGAGGATGTGCGGCGCAACACTCCAAAGGATTCGGTGCTGGTGTCGTACGTGCGCTTTGGGCGATCCAAAGTCGAGGCGGTGGATCCGTTGGGCGGCAAGACCACCGCCTACGCGGCTGTTATCTTTCATCCCGACTCCGGTAGATTGCGCATCTTTGACCTGGGAGATGCAAGCGAAATCGACCCCCTGATCGAAACGGCCCGTAAGACCGTGGATGCCGAAATTCAGTCCGGGAATCTCGGCGGAAAACGCAACGAACGGGCTTTTCGCGAGGCGGCAGAAGCATTGCGAGTCAAGGTGTGGGACCCGATTCGGCCGGAGTTTGGCAGCGCAAGGCTATTGCTTGTAGTTCCGGACGGCGAATTGAATCTGATTCCCTTCGCTGCATTTCCCGACGGAGACGGCTACTGGCTGGATCATGGCGCAGTGATTCACACGCTTTCAAGCGAACGCGATCTGATCCCGGAAGAGGTGCGTTCAACAAAGTCCGGACTCGTCGCGATCGGCGATCCGGCGTTCAATATGGCAGGTGATTCCGATGGACAGCAACTTGCTGCCGAGACGACCCGCAGCGCGGCGCTTTCCTGCGAACAGTTCAAGCAAGCGCAGTTTCATCCGTTGCCAGAGTCAGCGGCAGAAGTGCGAGATATCTCCGCACAATGGCAGGCAGCGAACCAAACCGGTGTTGCTGCCCAGTTGCTTGGAGTTGATGCTACCCGCGAAGGTTTTCTCCGCGAATCTGTGCGAGGAAAGGTGTTGCACGTGGCTACGCATGCCTTTCTTCTCTCGCAGTCCTGCGGAGACGGCAACCCGCTGTTGCACTCGGGGCTTGTCTTCGCCGGGGCAAACGCGAAGCGGGAGAGTTCCATTCTCACCGCGCAGGAGATCGCCTCAATGGACCTGAGCGGCGTGAGTTGGGCGGTGCTGTCGGCGTGCAACACAGGCGCTGGCGAGGTGCATGACGGGGAGGGTGTGCTCGGATTGCAACGCGCATTCCGCGTAGCTGGGGCCCGAAGCGTCATCATGACCTTGTGGCCAGTCGACGATGATATGAGCCGCCGCTTCATGCATGAGCTTTACGCGCAGCGTTTCGGCCGCGCCGCTACGACCGCCGACTCCATCTGGAACGCATCTCAAAAACTTCTGGCGGACCGGAGGGCGCAAGGCCTCAGTACACATCCATGGTACTGGGCTGGATTTGTCGGCTCGGGGTCCTGGCAGTGA
- a CDS encoding Ig-like domain repeat protein: MPLCKLPSCKFSILVAIACAIYFGFSSGQALAAQDVAQPASLATPRIVERIDESRLVKLKGTVHPLANARNDRGAAPASLQLDRMHLILSRSANQETALRQFIGQLHTPGSASYHKWLTPDQFGKQFGPSDQDITTVETWLTGHGFNVTKVNPGKQTIEFSGNVAQMGSAFHTQIHKYEVNGETHYANAGDPQIPDALAPVIGGFVALNNFRTKSYAQLLGKASYDPKTDKAKPQWTRGPGSPAIDNAYVLAPQDYAVQYDLSPLYAAGTNGTGQSIAIVNDSNVNIDLVNEFRNLFNLPVNPPQVIIDGNDPGVDGINNPDGPNGNSVEAYLDVEWSGAVAPDATIDLVIAADTALESGLVLAAEHAVYSNIAPIISLSFGGCEMFQGSFNQFINNLWEQAAAQGITVLVSSGDAGSAGCDNDNSQYFAIDGQAVNGWASTPYNVAVGGTDFYYSSYNQGQTAIDSQLATYWNTAPNNTPAVSIKGVIPEQPWNNSQYGLDLFSYYTDSGNAATSIAGGSGGASSCSSGSGSGVNGGWGTCTGGYPKPSWQAGTGVPNDKVRDLPDLSLFAANGYNGSFYPICVADGDCQPVPSGGAVQISGVGGTSASTPAFAGVMALVDQKYGRQGQANFVLYPLAAQFPAAFHDVTNGTNSVPCATGSTDCISVTNPITVTDPNLGPATEGEIGTGTTPEYNATAGYDLASGLGTIDAATLVNDWNKVTFASTTTTLTPSETSFTHGTPITISGTVTLASGTPTGSVALITSSTEETQQGQGLTGLLNGSASVFALNGSGAFSGTNSTLPGGSYTIWGSYSGDGTNGMSTSTPVSITVSPEASGIDFNIFSPSGTYTSSSTPGNSVDYGTQLNLSAQVAPNSQLAAFESCTTTCPVFSEPTGTVTFQDNGTALNTALINADGDAEYNAPFSVGSHSVTASYAGDQSYKASTAAAISFTVVKDSPQIQLNASIVDSSNGAWVNGPSQPTVLTVQVENLAQVNTGRSSAVAPPTGTVTLSSSLSGFSGTATLSSAVDPSTNATEGVATFTVPAGSVSGNYNISVTYNGDGNYKSVSNSIPIAIETTKGDGGLTSAITATLSGSISPTTTVTITGSVTGQSGKAAPTGSVYVYSSGYYATGVNIVPGSGDTSTFTINLSSKALFQGTNSITLQYFGDTNYNPSAFVLTAPISNPLSDFSLVPQSTIIAVTAPGDSGTVPINIASVNGFTGPVAITATTNSAIGVNIPASVTLTAGGSQTVNLSLTSATALGSGTFNVLLTGVDSTGKYVHTLGLELVVGGSVAPTPSFALTSNPTSLPIVAGATTGNTSTITVTPSGGFTGAVSLACAVSGPSGATSPATCSIPSSVTISGTTAQTATLTVTTTSTTTTGAYTVTVTGTGNAGAISQTTTVTANVSSIPPSYALTNSGNITVSPGATTGNTSTITVTPAGGFTGAVTLTCTVTPVAASDPATCSFASPSVTISGTTAQTDVLTITTTAATTALNRPMKLFWPSVGGAALAMVFFFGIPARRRSWLSMLGLLAFFVSIAAIGCGGGGSGGGGGGGGNSGTTPGTYTVTVTGTAGSVAPMTSVTLTVN, from the coding sequence ATGCCCCTCTGCAAACTCCCCAGTTGCAAATTCTCGATACTCGTTGCCATAGCCTGCGCGATTTACTTTGGGTTTTCGAGCGGTCAAGCACTCGCCGCTCAGGATGTCGCTCAACCAGCCTCGCTCGCAACACCGCGTATTGTTGAGCGAATCGACGAGAGCCGGCTCGTCAAGCTCAAGGGTACCGTGCACCCCTTGGCCAATGCCAGGAACGACCGCGGAGCCGCTCCCGCGAGCCTGCAGCTTGACCGTATGCATCTGATCCTCTCTCGCAGCGCCAATCAGGAAACGGCCCTGCGGCAGTTCATTGGTCAACTGCATACGCCTGGTAGCGCAAGTTACCACAAATGGCTGACACCAGATCAGTTCGGTAAGCAGTTCGGCCCCTCCGATCAGGACATAACAACAGTTGAGACCTGGCTGACCGGGCATGGCTTCAACGTCACCAAGGTGAATCCTGGAAAACAGACCATCGAGTTTTCCGGTAACGTGGCCCAAATGGGCAGCGCTTTCCATACCCAGATCCATAAGTATGAGGTAAATGGTGAAACACATTATGCGAATGCCGGCGATCCACAGATCCCGGATGCGCTTGCGCCCGTGATCGGTGGGTTTGTCGCGTTAAATAACTTTCGCACCAAGTCGTACGCCCAATTACTCGGCAAGGCTTCCTATGATCCCAAGACCGACAAGGCCAAGCCCCAGTGGACCCGGGGCCCCGGCAGTCCTGCAATCGATAACGCCTATGTACTAGCTCCCCAGGACTATGCCGTTCAGTATGATCTGAGTCCCCTCTATGCCGCCGGGACCAACGGTACCGGTCAGAGCATTGCCATCGTCAACGATTCCAACGTCAACATCGACCTGGTGAATGAGTTCCGCAACCTTTTCAACCTTCCGGTCAACCCGCCGCAGGTGATCATCGACGGCAATGATCCGGGCGTAGACGGAATTAACAACCCCGACGGTCCGAACGGCAACTCCGTGGAAGCGTACCTCGATGTCGAGTGGTCGGGAGCAGTGGCGCCTGATGCCACCATCGATCTGGTCATCGCCGCCGACACGGCGCTTGAAAGCGGCCTCGTCCTGGCCGCCGAGCACGCCGTTTACAGCAACATCGCGCCCATCATCAGCTTGAGTTTCGGCGGCTGCGAGATGTTTCAGGGCAGTTTCAACCAGTTCATCAACAACCTGTGGGAGCAGGCTGCAGCACAGGGCATCACCGTATTGGTTTCGTCTGGGGATGCCGGCTCGGCAGGATGCGACAACGACAATTCTCAGTACTTTGCGATTGATGGCCAGGCCGTCAACGGTTGGGCATCCACGCCATACAACGTTGCCGTAGGCGGAACGGATTTCTATTACAGCTCTTATAATCAGGGCCAAACCGCTATCGACAGCCAGCTTGCCACCTACTGGAACACGGCCCCAAACAACACGCCTGCGGTATCCATTAAGGGCGTCATCCCCGAGCAGCCATGGAACAACAGCCAGTACGGCCTGGACCTCTTTAGCTATTACACCGACAGTGGCAACGCTGCGACCAGTATCGCGGGTGGCTCCGGTGGCGCCAGTAGCTGCTCCTCGGGTAGCGGTTCTGGGGTCAATGGCGGCTGGGGCACATGCACCGGCGGGTATCCGAAACCTTCATGGCAGGCCGGCACTGGCGTCCCCAATGACAAGGTGCGCGATCTACCCGATCTTTCGCTCTTCGCTGCCAACGGGTACAATGGCAGCTTCTATCCGATCTGCGTCGCGGACGGCGATTGCCAACCAGTTCCGAGTGGCGGCGCAGTGCAGATCAGTGGAGTTGGCGGCACTTCCGCATCGACACCGGCCTTTGCCGGTGTGATGGCGCTGGTCGACCAGAAATATGGACGTCAGGGCCAGGCGAACTTTGTGCTCTATCCGCTGGCAGCGCAGTTCCCGGCGGCCTTCCATGACGTGACCAACGGCACCAACTCCGTGCCATGTGCCACGGGTTCAACAGACTGCATTTCCGTGACAAATCCCATCACCGTGACGGATCCCAATCTTGGTCCGGCAACGGAAGGCGAGATCGGCACCGGCACGACTCCCGAGTACAACGCCACAGCGGGATACGATCTGGCCAGCGGCCTGGGAACGATCGATGCCGCCACGCTGGTCAACGATTGGAACAAGGTTACTTTTGCCTCCACAACGACCACACTGACGCCCTCCGAAACAAGCTTCACCCATGGGACTCCAATCACGATCAGCGGTACTGTCACGCTGGCCAGTGGGACACCGACCGGGAGCGTGGCGCTGATAACCAGCAGCACGGAGGAGACGCAACAGGGGCAGGGTCTGACGGGGCTTTTGAACGGCAGCGCGAGCGTCTTCGCCCTGAACGGCAGCGGAGCTTTCAGCGGCACCAATAGCACGCTGCCAGGCGGGTCCTACACCATCTGGGGCTCGTATAGCGGCGATGGCACAAACGGCATGAGCACGTCGACGCCGGTTTCAATTACAGTGAGTCCGGAAGCCAGCGGAATTGACTTCAACATCTTCTCGCCATCGGGCACATATACTTCCAGTTCAACGCCGGGGAACTCGGTCGATTACGGCACGCAACTGAATCTCAGCGCGCAGGTGGCTCCGAACTCACAGCTCGCGGCATTCGAAAGCTGTACGACCACTTGCCCCGTTTTTAGCGAGCCTACTGGGACGGTTACCTTTCAGGACAATGGAACGGCTCTGAACACAGCGCTGATCAATGCGGATGGTGATGCGGAATACAATGCGCCATTCTCCGTCGGCTCACATTCTGTAACGGCCAGTTATGCCGGCGATCAAAGCTACAAAGCATCGACAGCAGCGGCAATCTCCTTTACGGTAGTCAAGGATAGTCCCCAGATTCAGCTAAACGCTTCGATCGTTGATTCCTCCAACGGTGCCTGGGTGAACGGTCCGAGCCAGCCAACAGTGCTGACTGTGCAAGTAGAAAACCTTGCCCAGGTCAATACCGGCCGGTCGTCTGCGGTGGCGCCGCCTACCGGTACGGTGACGTTGAGCAGTTCGCTATCAGGCTTCTCAGGGACCGCGACGCTAAGTTCCGCAGTGGACCCGAGCACAAATGCGACGGAGGGCGTGGCCACATTTACCGTTCCGGCAGGCTCTGTCTCCGGAAACTACAACATCTCCGTGACTTATAACGGAGACGGAAACTACAAATCAGTTTCGAATAGCATTCCTATCGCGATCGAGACTACCAAAGGGGATGGCGGGCTCACCTCCGCAATCACCGCGACTTTGTCCGGAAGCATCTCTCCAACCACCACTGTGACGATTACCGGCTCTGTGACTGGTCAAAGCGGCAAAGCGGCCCCGACGGGAAGCGTCTATGTCTATTCGTCCGGGTATTATGCTACCGGAGTCAATATAGTGCCAGGCAGCGGAGATACCTCAACCTTCACGATCAATCTGAGCAGCAAAGCCCTCTTCCAGGGGACCAACTCGATTACACTCCAGTACTTTGGAGACACCAACTACAACCCATCTGCCTTTGTGCTGACTGCCCCGATCTCGAATCCGCTCTCCGACTTCTCACTGGTGCCGCAGAGCACGATCATCGCCGTTACCGCACCAGGCGATAGCGGGACAGTTCCAATTAATATTGCTTCGGTGAACGGCTTCACCGGCCCGGTTGCAATCACCGCAACTACGAATTCCGCAATCGGAGTCAATATTCCGGCTTCGGTCACCCTCACGGCCGGCGGTAGCCAGACCGTCAATCTCAGTTTAACCTCAGCAACCGCCTTGGGCAGCGGTACCTTCAACGTGCTGCTCACTGGGGTCGACTCCACTGGGAAATATGTGCATACCCTGGGCCTTGAATTGGTTGTAGGCGGCTCGGTAGCACCCACGCCGAGCTTCGCACTCACGTCCAACCCCACCAGTTTGCCGATTGTGGCCGGCGCAACGACCGGCAATACGTCGACGATCACCGTGACGCCCTCTGGTGGATTTACCGGAGCCGTTAGCCTGGCCTGCGCCGTCAGCGGCCCGTCAGGTGCTACGAGCCCCGCGACCTGCAGCATTCCGTCCTCGGTTACGATCAGCGGCACTACGGCGCAAACCGCCACGCTGACGGTGACCACTACGTCCACCACGACTACTGGAGCCTATACGGTCACAGTGACCGGCACTGGCAATGCAGGCGCAATCTCGCAGACCACAACGGTCACCGCGAATGTTTCTTCAATCCCGCCGAGCTACGCGCTCACGAATAGCGGCAACATCACCGTGAGCCCCGGTGCAACTACCGGCAACACCTCAACAATTACGGTAACGCCGGCAGGCGGGTTTACGGGCGCGGTTACATTGACTTGCACCGTAACTCCTGTGGCGGCAAGCGATCCCGCAACGTGTAGCTTCGCGTCGCCGTCGGTTACGATCAGCGGCACAACAGCGCAAACCGATGTGCTGACGATAACCACAACCGCAGCCACCACGGCCCTCAATAGACCGATGAAACTGTTCTGGCCATCGGTGGGCGGTGCAGCTCTCGCTATGGTCTTCTTCTTCGGCATCCCCGCGCGGCGGCGCAGTTGGCTGTCCATGCTCGGTCTGCTCGCATTCTTTGTTTCCATCGCCGCAATCGGCTGCGGCGGAGGCGGCAGTGGAGGAGGTGGTGGTGGCGGAGGAAACTCCGGCACCACCCCTGGCACGTACACAGTGACCGTGACCGGAACTGCAGGGTCAGTTGCGCCCATGACATCGGTCACATTGACTGTGAATTAG
- a CDS encoding RNA polymerase sigma factor, producing MNSEKGEPVAVGSAIMPFTENREQLSHLFREHYRRVLTAAYRITGSMADAEDVAQAVFLRMADVNGPPVANARSYLYRAAINGALDLLRRRKTALTEPLEGAAGIASIGKGSSPEAEASDRELGGWLRVAIGELAPRAAEMFTLRYLEELGNREIAVLMGTSQAVVAVTLHHARSRLKKRLQELHQERRR from the coding sequence ATGAACAGTGAAAAAGGTGAGCCAGTGGCCGTCGGCAGCGCAATCATGCCGTTCACAGAAAACCGGGAGCAGCTCTCGCACTTGTTTCGAGAGCACTATCGGCGCGTTCTCACTGCTGCCTATCGCATCACGGGCAGCATGGCCGATGCGGAGGATGTTGCACAGGCTGTCTTCCTGCGTATGGCGGACGTCAATGGTCCGCCGGTTGCGAACGCGCGCAGCTACCTGTACCGCGCCGCTATCAACGGAGCGCTCGACCTGCTGCGGCGGCGCAAGACTGCTCTTACAGAGCCGCTGGAGGGCGCAGCGGGAATAGCTTCCATTGGGAAGGGCAGCTCTCCGGAAGCCGAGGCCTCCGACAGGGAGTTGGGCGGCTGGCTAAGGGTCGCGATTGGCGAATTGGCTCCGCGAGCGGCCGAAATGTTCACTTTGCGGTACCTGGAAGAGTTGGGCAATCGCGAGATCGCGGTGTTGATGGGGACTTCGCAGGCGGTTGTCGCTGTAACGCTCCATCATGCGCGATCGAGATTGAAGAAACGGCTCCAGGAGTTGCATCAGGAGAGACGACGATGA